A segment of the Pseudoalteromonas sp. DL-6 genome:
AAGTTAATTGTGAATGTATATTTTTAAAGTCATCTAATGTGTTATTTGTCACTACGATAGTCATGTTTTTAGCTAGCATATCTTTTAAAAGATCAAGTAAGTCTTTTTTTGTCTTTGAGTTAACTTTTAGGAAAGGTCTATCTAATATTAATACCTTAGGGTTTTGTAAAATTATCCTCGCAAACCTTACTCGTTGAATTTGGCTCAATGAAAGCTCATGGATATAACATTTTGCGTAATGGCTCATTCCAACTTTAGCAATCGCTTCATTTACAAGGCTTTTTACATGCACTCCGCTTTTATTGGACAATTCGGAGCAATTAAAGCTAGCAAATTTAACAAGATTAAAAACAGTAACAGGATAGTGCTCATTTTCTTCATCAAACTTAGGTAAAAATAAAATATCATTACGGTCCACGCCTAAATAAACGACTTCCCCCTCGTCTGGTTTTTCTTCGCCGCGTAATAGTTTTACCAAATTATTTAACACGGATTGATTAAAACTAATTATAATTGCTAGCTGGCCTTTCAATATATTTAGATCAATATTACTAATTGAGCCATTAGTGTTTCTTGCGAAGGAGATATTCCTTAAGCTTATACAACAGCCAGTGCTCATTGCTAATCCTCCTAAAAATGCTAATCTTGTAAAATTTGATTAACGTGTACATTTTTTAAAATAATCTCACTCTCGGTAGCTATTGCACCAATACAGTCTACCTTCAATAAAATAACCCATGAAAATGACAAATGACTATCATCAAATTCAGTTCATATATTTATTTTTTGTGGATATAGATTGATGAAAAAATCAATCAAAAACCCTGCTGGTACAATTACCACAACCGTCAGAATAAAAACAAAACCATAAATATCATATAGTTAACCCACCACCTCTTGTATGTATAAACTTCAATTTTATTAACAAGAAATTATCCTCTTTTGTTAATTCCACTTTCTTGTATCAAATAATTAAAAGTGATAGTTATTTAGTTAACTCAAATGTGGATTTTTGCATTTTTTGTAATGATATTTTGAAAAAAATAAGGTAAATGATGCTAATCAATAATTTACTAGATAAATTTAAAGCCAAAAAAGGGTTTACTACAGATAAGCAAATAGCCTATGACTTATCAATTTCATGTCAAAAGCTATCTGCTGTAAGGCAGGGGTCTCGTTTTCTCACTGAAAAACAATTATTTTATTTATCTCAAGCAACTAACTGTAACTATGAATTGGTTATACTTGATTTACTCATTCATAAAAGTAAATTTGATAAAACTGAAGTTGTGCTACAAATACTCTTTAATGAGCGATTATCCCATTATTCCTACAACTTATTCGAAGACTACGGAAGTGCCTAATTCTATATTTTTTCAGTCTTACTGTTGTCAAGGGTTGGTATGGATAATCAAATTCAGAATTTAAGTAATCAACCTGAGTTCTGGATAAGAAATAGAAATACCGAAGGAACTAATTACTCGTTCTAGGATCCGATCGTTCGACCAAGTAAAGATAAGACCAAAAGGAACGAGCATGAATAAACTAGTAGAAAACTATTGTGATGTCGATGATTTTTGCACTTTGTTTGTTGATAAGTGGCAGCGTACCTTGTTGGAAAACGGGGATATCAAGCGCCGCATAACTTGCAGGCTATCAACCGATGAGATAATAACGATAATTATTCACTTCCATCAGTCACATTACCGCGATTTCAAAAACTATTATATTGATTCGTTTACCGTCAGCTCAGAGATTACTTTCCAGAGCTACTCAGTTACACGTGGTTTTAGGTATCACATCCAGTGTAGTGGTGCCGATGTGCAACTATCTACCTCAAAGCTAGGTAAGCCCACCGGCATTCAGTTTGTCAACACCACTAAAATAGAGATCTGCCACATTATTCGAGCGAAAAGGAATCAAGTATTTGCTTGTATGTCCACGCATGATAAGGACACCATCGCTTGGTCATTTATTTTTAAATTACATATTATTATCAATAATTTAGGTGCGATAGTTTCGCCTAAACTAACAAAAGGTAATGTGGATGACCGATAGCCGGAGTCAGACATGACTGACTCCATCCTCGGTAAATTGTATGGCGATAAAGGTGTCGAACTAATAATCACCGTGCGCAAAAACATGAAGAAAAATTCATATCTCTGTTGGATAGAGCGATTCTAAAAAAGCGGTTTGTTATTAAAACGGTAAATGACTAATTGAAAAATATATCTTACTTTGGGCACTCCAGACACCGCAGCATTCATGGTTTTATGCTTAATCTGCTAGGTGGTTTAATCGCTTACTGTTTGAAAAAGGACAAGCCTTCCCTGGATTTAACAACCCAAAAATTTGAGCTGTTAAATGATAATAATTAGATGCTGGCTTAACCAGATCTCAGGTTAATCATGATTTTATAGTTGAAACGGCGCTTTTAAAGCTCGTTCAAATGGGTGGCTATACTATAAGCTTTAGATGAAACAAGCACTAAGCAGAAACCCGCTATTAAAACAAGAGCTTTAGGGCTATAGAAGTTTGCAAAAGGAATTGAGAAGAAAGAAATAGTCTAAATTATAAAAGCTAACTGAAAAAACTAAGCGATGTCATTGATATAAAAATAATTATAATTTGACAAGATATGGAAGAATTATCAGAGATAATCCCCACTCTAACCGGAC
Coding sequences within it:
- a CDS encoding ATP-binding cassette domain-containing protein, which translates into the protein MSTGCCISLRNISFARNTNGSISNIDLNILKGQLAIIISFNQSVLNNLVKLLRGEEKPDEGEVVYLGVDRNDILFLPKFDEENEHYPVTVFNLVKFASFNCSELSNKSGVHVKSLVNEAIAKVGMSHYAKCYIHELSLSQIQRVRFARIILQNPKVLILDRPFLKVNSKTKKDLLDLLKDMLAKNMTIVVTNNTLDDFKNIHSQLTFIHEGVVFTKALLTPSYTHFIKG